Below is a window of Streptomyces sp. NBC_01429 DNA.
CCCGAAGGAGCGCCGTCCGGTGCGTGCGATCGCAAGGCGGCCGGAAGTCCTTGTAGCGGAGCTACCAGGGCTTTTGGCCAACGCGGCGAGCGTGCGTGCTGGGCGGCGCGACGGGGCAAAGCTTGCCGAGGGGCACTAGGAGCGGCGCATCCTTACGAAGCACGTGCAGTTCATGTCCGGCACCCTATCGACGGGGGCCGGGTGGGCGCTCGGAATTATCGGCGGCCGTCGGCGTCGCTGCCGTGGCCCCGGCGAACTCCTCGGGAAGCGGCCGGCTGTGCACGACGTCCAGGCGCGACACGGCCCGGGTGAGGGCCACGTACAGCCGGTGGCGGCCCCGGGCCTCCGCCGCCTCGATGTCCGCGGGCTCCACCAGGACGACATGGTCGTACTCCAGGCCCTTCGCCGCCGTCGCGGGCAGCACCGTCACCCGCGCCGCCGCCGCGCCGGGCTCGTCGGCCGCCGCCGTGGCGATCCCCGCCGCGGTGAGCGCGTGCCGGAGCCGGCCGGCCGCCGGGCCCGCCGCGATGACGCCGACCGAGCCCTCGCGCGCCAGCGCCTCCCGTACCGCCCCGGTCACGGCCGCCGCCAGGTCGTCGGTCCGACGGGTCGTCAACTCGCCCTCCCCGCGCAGCGAACGGGCCGGTGGTACGCCGACGTCCAGCGAGGCCAGCAGCCGGTTGGCGATCCGTACCACCGCGCCCGGCACCCGGAACCCGGCGGTCAGCGGGATCACGGCGGCGTCCGGCCTGCCCAGGTGGCCGAGGAGTTCGGGCCAGGACCGGGCGGCCCACGCGGTGGTGCCCTGAGCGAGGTCCCCGAGCACCGTCAGCGAACCGGACCCGGCGCGCCGGGCGATCGCGCGGCACTCCATCGGGGAGAGGTCCTGCGCCTCGTCGATGACGATGTGGCCGTAGCCCCGGGGGCGTTCGATCAGCCCGGCCAGTTCGTCGAGGAGGACCAGATCGGCCGCCGACCAGGCCAGATTCCGTGCCACCCGCGCGGACACCGAGGCAGAGGGGGAAGCGGAGACCCCCTCCCGCCACGGGCGGTGGATCGCGCGCCGCTCCTCCGCCGTGAGAATCCCCTCGGCCCAGGGATCCGGGTCGGCGAGCAGCTCCGCCAGCACCTCCTCCGGCCCCGTACGCGGCCAGACCGCATCCAGGTACGCGGTGACCGCCCGCGACCGCTCCACCCGCCGCGCCCATGTCGCCGGCCTCGGCCCCGCCCGCCGTTCCGCCCGGAGCTGGAGCGCCCGTACGGTCCGGCCGCGGACGCGCTCGCGGCCGACGGCGTACGGGGGCGCCTCGGCCCGTACGGCGGCCACGATCCCGGCCAGTTCGTCCAGCCCGAGCCGCAGGCGGTACGAGCCGTCGGGCACGGTCAGCGGCTCGGCGGGCGGGCGGATCCGCCCGTACAGCGCGCGGCGCAGCACCTCGGCCATGCGGGCGTCGTGCTTGACGGCGGCGGCGGCCTCGTCGTCCACCGCGCGGACCGGGTGGCACGCGATCTCGTCACCGACCGTCGACTGACGGACGCCGTTCTCGCCGAGCGACGGCAGCACCTCGGCGATGTAGCCGAGGAAGGCGCGGTTGGGGCCGAGGATCAGCAGCCCGCCGCGCTGGATACGGCGCGGGTAGGTGTAGAGGAGATACGCGGCCCGGTGCAGCCCGACGGCGGTCTTGCCGGTGCCGGGGGCGCCCTGGACGCAGAGGGAACGGCCGAGTTCGGACCGTACGAGTTCGTCCTGCTCCGGCTGGATGGTGGCGGCGATGTCGCGCATCGGGCCGACGCGGGGGCGCTCGATCTCCCTGTTGAGGATGGCACCGCCCCGCTCCCCGGGCCCGGTTGAACGCTCCTCGTCCGCCAGGTGCTCGTCCGCCAGGCGCCCGTCCGCCAGGTGCTCGTCCGTCAGGCGCTCGTCCTCCAGGCGCTCGTCCTCCAGGCCGGTCAGCTCGTGCGGCTCCCCCGTGCTCCCGGCCGCCCACCCGAACCGGCGGCGGACGGCGACGCCCTGCGGGTCGCGGACGCTCGCGCGGTAGAAGGCGCGCGAGACGGGCGCGCGCCAGTCGACGACCAGCGGCGGGGCGGCCGGGTGTTCGCCGACCCGGCGGCGGCCGATGTGGTAGCTCTGACCGCCGTGTTCGCCGTCCGCCGGGCCGAAGTCGAGGCGGCCGAAGAAGAGCGGACCGTCCGGTTCGAGCCGCAACTCCCGCGCTTGGCCGCGCAGATGGCGGCCGAGAACCTCGGCGTCGGCTCCGGAGGCGAAGGCGTTCTCGCCGGTGACGACCTGCTCGTGGGCGTCGGAGACCATGCCGGCCAGGGCGGCGCGGCAGCGCTCGTGGTGGGCGCGTTCACGGCCGAGGTCGCTCGCCAGGGCGTGGCCGGGATCAGGAGCGCGGTCGGGATAAGGGCCGGGGCCGGGCGGGCGCGAGTCGGGTGCCGTCATCCCGTCAGAATAACGTAACCGAGTCTCAAATATTACCCAGTAACTAAATCTTCCCGCATGCTGCGCTCACCAGAGACCGAGCCCGGTGCGCAGCTGCCCGAAGGCCAGTTCCGCCTGCTCCACCGCCCCGGGATACACCTCCTCGGCGCGCTCCCCCTCCCTGATCCGCCGCCAGTTCTCCTCCGCGAGGACGCGCTGGACGGCGATGATCTGCCCGGCGCCGAGCGCCCCCGCGATCCCGCCGCCGAGCGCCGTCGCGAGCGCCCCCTCCGAGCGGCGCTGGTACCCGTGCAAGCGGGCGACCAGGCTCGGTGTCCCGTACAGCAGCCGGTGGAACGCGAACACCGTCTCGTCGTCGCTGAGCCCGGTCACCGGGTCGCGCCGCCGCAGCCCGTCCAGGAAGTGGTGGCGCAGCGCGTCGAGCGGGCGCACCCCGTCGGGCCGCCCGGCGACCACCCGGGCGGCCTCGTCCTCGTGGTCGGCGAAGCGGTGCAGGGCCAGGTCTTCCTTGGCCGGGAAGTACCGGAAGAGGGTCGGTTTGGAGATCTCGGCCGCCGCGGCGACCTCCGCGACCGAGACACCGTCGAAGCCCTTGGCCAGGAAGAGGGCGACGGCGGCGTCGGAGATCTCCTGATACCGCCGCCGCTTCTTGCGCTCCCGCAGACCGGGATCGCTGCCGGTGGGACCGTCGCTGCCATCGCCGCTGTCGCTGCCGCGGTTGTCGTCGTCGCCGCTCATGACGACGAGCCTACGCAGCGCTTGACCTCAACCGAACTTCACGTTCGAGAGTTGACGTGAGCGACAGACGGAAGACGGACCGAACGGACGGACCGAAAGGGTGCGATCGGCATGCGCGTAGTAAGGGTGACGGCCTTCGGCGGCCCAGACGTCCTGCGGACGCAGGAGGCTCCCGACCCGGTGCCGGGCGCGGGCGAGGTGGTGGTCGAGGTCGCCGCCGTGGACACGATGTTCGTGGAGACGCAGGTCAGGGCGGGCTGGGGCCTGGAGTACTTCCCGGTGCGGCCCCCGTACACCCTGGGCGGCGGCATCGCCGGTACGGTCCGTGCGGTCGGCGCGGGCGTGGACGGCGGCTGGACCGGCCGCCGCGTCGTGGCCTCCATGGGCATCACCTGCGGCGCGGTGCAGCGTGCGGTGGCCTCGGTGGAGGCGCTGACGCCCGTACCGGACGGCCTGCCGCTCACGACCGCCGCCGCCGTATTCCAGGACGGCGTCACCGCCCTCGCCCTCCTGGACGCCACGGCGGTCGCGGCGGGGACGCGCGTGCTGATCCTCGGCGCCTCGGGCGGCATGGGCACCCTGCTGACGCAGCTCGCGAAGGCCCAGGGCGCGTATGTGGCCGGAGTCGCGCGCGGCGCCCGCAAGACCGCTCTCGTACGGAAGCTGGGCGCGGACGCCGTCATCGACGGTACGGACAGCGGCTGGCCGGGCCGTGCCCGCGAGGCACTCGGAGCGGCGGGCGGTCCGGCAGGCGGACCGCAGGGAGGCGCGGCGGGCGCCGAGGTAGTCCTCGACGGGGTCGGCGGCGCCATGGGCGCCGCCGCCCTCCCCCTGACGGCCGACGGCGGCCGCTTCTCGGCCCACGGCGCGCCGACGGGCGGCTTCGCGGCCGTCACCCCGCAGGAGGCGGCCGATCGCGGGATCCGGCTGCTGACCATCGCCGACGCGCAGATCTCCGAGGAGGTACGGGTACGGCTGGCCGCGCGGGCCCTGGCGGAGGCGGCGGCGGGCCGGCTCCGCCCGGTGATCGGCGCGACCTACCCCCTGGAGCGGGCGGCCGACGCCCACCGCGCGATCGAGGGGCGGGACCTGGTGGGAAAGGTCCTGCTGACGGTCTGATCGGAGAACAGAGAACGGGAGAACGGAGGACGGGAGAACGGATCAGAAGACGTCCGGGCACCAGGGCCGCCCCGGCGTGCGGAACAGCGACTCCGCGACCGCCGCCGCGCCCGGCGTTTCCTCGGTCAGCGCGCCCAGCGCCGCGAGCCGCAGGGCCGACTCGTCGCCCAGATACAGCGCGCCCAGCTCCCTTACGTCCAGGGTGAGTTCGGCGGACTCCGTGGTCGGCGCGCAGCTCGCGCCCGACGGACCGGCGTCCAGCCGGAACCGGCCGCCCGCCAGGCCCGCCTTGTCCCGTACCTCCAGCACCAGCGTGGCCGTGGCGGTGTACGTACGCGCCTCCAGG
It encodes the following:
- a CDS encoding zinc-binding dehydrogenase is translated as MRVVRVTAFGGPDVLRTQEAPDPVPGAGEVVVEVAAVDTMFVETQVRAGWGLEYFPVRPPYTLGGGIAGTVRAVGAGVDGGWTGRRVVASMGITCGAVQRAVASVEALTPVPDGLPLTTAAAVFQDGVTALALLDATAVAAGTRVLILGASGGMGTLLTQLAKAQGAYVAGVARGARKTALVRKLGADAVIDGTDSGWPGRAREALGAAGGPAGGPQGGAAGAEVVLDGVGGAMGAAALPLTADGGRFSAHGAPTGGFAAVTPQEAADRGIRLLTIADAQISEEVRVRLAARALAEAAAGRLRPVIGATYPLERAADAHRAIEGRDLVGKVLLTV
- a CDS encoding HelD family protein is translated as MTAPDSRPPGPGPYPDRAPDPGHALASDLGRERAHHERCRAALAGMVSDAHEQVVTGENAFASGADAEVLGRHLRGQARELRLEPDGPLFFGRLDFGPADGEHGGQSYHIGRRRVGEHPAAPPLVVDWRAPVSRAFYRASVRDPQGVAVRRRFGWAAGSTGEPHELTGLEDERLEDERLTDEHLADGRLADEHLADEERSTGPGERGGAILNREIERPRVGPMRDIAATIQPEQDELVRSELGRSLCVQGAPGTGKTAVGLHRAAYLLYTYPRRIQRGGLLILGPNRAFLGYIAEVLPSLGENGVRQSTVGDEIACHPVRAVDDEAAAAVKHDARMAEVLRRALYGRIRPPAEPLTVPDGSYRLRLGLDELAGIVAAVRAEAPPYAVGRERVRGRTVRALQLRAERRAGPRPATWARRVERSRAVTAYLDAVWPRTGPEEVLAELLADPDPWAEGILTAEERRAIHRPWREGVSASPSASVSARVARNLAWSAADLVLLDELAGLIERPRGYGHIVIDEAQDLSPMECRAIARRAGSGSLTVLGDLAQGTTAWAARSWPELLGHLGRPDAAVIPLTAGFRVPGAVVRIANRLLASLDVGVPPARSLRGEGELTTRRTDDLAAAVTGAVREALAREGSVGVIAAGPAAGRLRHALTAAGIATAAADEPGAAAARVTVLPATAAKGLEYDHVVLVEPADIEAAEARGRHRLYVALTRAVSRLDVVHSRPLPEEFAGATAATPTAADNSERPPGPRR
- a CDS encoding TetR family transcriptional regulator, whose protein sequence is MSGDDDNRGSDSGDGSDGPTGSDPGLRERKKRRRYQEISDAAVALFLAKGFDGVSVAEVAAAAEISKPTLFRYFPAKEDLALHRFADHEDEAARVVAGRPDGVRPLDALRHHFLDGLRRRDPVTGLSDDETVFAFHRLLYGTPSLVARLHGYQRRSEGALATALGGGIAGALGAGQIIAVQRVLAEENWRRIREGERAEEVYPGAVEQAELAFGQLRTGLGLW